One region of Manis pentadactyla isolate mManPen7 chromosome 9, mManPen7.hap1, whole genome shotgun sequence genomic DNA includes:
- the IER5 gene encoding immediate early response gene 5 protein encodes MEFKLEAHRIVSISLGKIYNSRVQRGGIKLHKNLLVSLVLRSARQVYLSDPCPGLYLAGPSGTPAAPPQQPGEPEAGPPAGWGEPPPPAAGAAWPETEPQPERPAVPEAPWAGDSKPAAAVTGAGDTLESGEAEAAEAAWSRVEGRAGGPAGGSDVLPEGPRAARRPCGCPSGADDRPAALSASPRADCCCAPRPAGDEPLAPPATCPRKRGAAGAGGGPAGCLTPCSTPLKKPRRNLEEQPGGAAEEEEEEEMETGNVANLISIFGSSFSGLLRKSPGGGREEAEGEESGAEAAEPGQICCDKPVLRDMNPWSTAIVAF; translated from the coding sequence ATGGAGTTCAAGCTGGAGGCTCACCGCATCGTcagcatctccctgggcaagatcTACAACTCGCGGGTCCAGCGCGGCGGCATCAAGCTGCACAAGAATCTACTGGTCTCGCTGGTGCTGCGCAGTGCCCGCCAGGTCTACCTGAGTGACCCGTGCCCCGGCCTCTACCTGGCCGGTCCCTCGGGGACCCCGGCGGCGCCGCCTCAGCAGCCCGGGGAGCCGGAGGCCGGGCCACCCGCGGGGTGGGGGGAGCCACCCCCGCCGGCCGCCGGCGCCGCCTGGCCGGAGACCGAGCCGCAGCCGGAGCGCCCCGCTGTCCCAGAAGCGCCTTGGGCGGGTGACTCGAAGCCCGCGGCCGCGGTGACGGGCGCCGGGGACACTCTTGAGAGCGGAGAGGCGGAGGCGGCGGAAGCTGCCTGGAGCCGCGTGGAGGGACGAGCCGGGGGCCCTGCCGGAGGCTCGGACGTACTCCCGGAGGGTCCCCGGGCGGCGCGCCGCCCCTGCGGCTGCCCCTCAGGAGCGGACGACAGGCCGGCGGCGCTGAGCGCCTCTCCCCGCGCTGACTGCTGCTGCGCGCCTCGGCCCGCGGGGGACGAGCCCCTCGCGCCGCCCGCCACCTGCCCCCGGAAGCGCGGCGCGGCGGGGGCGGGTGGCGGCCCCGCGGGCTGCCTGACGCCCTGCTCCACCCCGCTGAAGAAGCCCCGCCGGAACTTGGAGGAGCAGCCGGGCGGGGcagcggaggaggaggaggaggaggagatggaaACCGGTAACGTGGCCAACCTCATTAGCATCTTCGGTTCCAGCTTCTCGGGACTTTTACGGAAAAGCCCCGGGGGCGGCCGGGAGGAAGCCGAGGGAGAGGAGAGCGGGGCGGAAGCCGCAGAGCCTGGGCAGATCTGCTGCGATAAGCCGGTGCTGAGAGACATGAACCCCTGGAGCACTGCCATCGTGGCCTTCTGA